GGATTTGATGCGTTACGCTGTGTCGTACCACTACGGGAACTACGCCCACCGCGCCCTCACGATCGCCACCCCGTTAAACATCCCCCTCAAAGCAGAGTGTGAAGCCTTGCTAGAATCCCTACAACACCCCTAACCCCTCCCCCCTATGACCTGGACCCTCGACGACGCACAACAGCACTTTCAAGAAATCATCACCGCCGTTCGCCACCACACCCCCCAACTGATTTATCACCAGAACCACCCGATCGTAGCCATTATTTCAGCAGATCTATTCCAGGAATTCCTGGCATGGCAGACTCAGCAGGCAAAACCTCAATCCCTCTCCCAGGCTCTGGCAGAACTTCGGCAACTCTGTAGCGAAGAAGACTACTCCCTTGAAGTCCCCCTCCGTCAGAACCGCCCTGATCCGTTCTTGCCATGATCTATCTCTGTGATACCAACATCATTAGCGAGTTAGCCAAACCTCAGCCCAACCCAGGCGTTCTGGATTGGAGTTCAGAGCTTACCACCATGGCATTGAGTGTCATTACGCTGGAAGAAATTACTTATGGTCTAATAGCAAAACCCAACCCCCGGATTCAAGCTTGGTTCCAAACCTTCTTGAAGACCTATTGCCAAATCATTCCCGTTACGCCAGCTATTGCTCAAACCGCTGGAGAATGGCGAGGGCAGTTCAGAGTAACAGGAATTACACGATCCCAAGCTGATATGCTGATTGCAGCAACTGCAAAAGTCCATCAACTCACCTTAGTGACCCGTAATATCCGGGATTTTGAGGGCTGTGAACTCTCCCTAGTCAATCCATTTAGTCCTGAGTAAAGCCCGCCCCTCCCCACCGCCCGCGACTACGCCCACCGCGCCCTCACCCTAGCCACCCAGCTAAACATCCCCCTCAAAGCAGACTGCGCCGCTTTGCTAGCTGAACTGGAGCAGCCCCATGAAATTTGAAGTCATGACCCCTTTGGGCTTTAGCGTCCGCACATCTGAAGACTATTGGCAACGCATCGTTCTCAAACATCCAGACATTGCTGATCTCCAAGAACTTGTCGAGCAGGCTCTTGCTGCCCCTGATGAAGTACGCTGTAGTCGCCAGGATGCAGCCGTGTTCCTCTTTTACCTGAGCCGTGCCCCCAATCGCTGGGTTGTCAGTGTTGCCCGTCGTCTCAACGGAGATGGCTTTTTAATTACCGCCTATCAAACAGATGCCATTAAAGAAGGAGAACTACTATGGCCCAGGTAAACGTCTATTACGAGCCAGAAACCGAAGTTTTAACCGTTTTTTGGCAATCCCCTCGCAAAAATCAGATCTGTACTGAACTTGATAATGGACTGATTTTGATTAAAGACGAAACGACGGGTGAGGCGATCGGCCTAGAAATTCTTTCCTATCGACCCGGCGACACCCATTTTGACACCGTGAGCGTCCACATCGGCCAACCCGCTCCCCTTCCTGCACCCTAAAACAGCATCATCGCCCTCGCCCAGCAAGCACCTCAACATCCCCACCCAGCCACCGGCGATCGCCCCTCCGATCGCGACTACGCCCCCCGCGCCCTCACCCTAGCCACCCAGTTAAACATCCCCCTCCAAACTGACTGCCAAACCCTTCGCGAATCCCTCAATCCCCCGACCACTGCCGATCCGTAGCCATGCTCTATGCCCAGCAACTTTTCCCTCTCCCACCATGCCCACCACCAAATGCAAGTCCGCAACATTGATCCTGCCTGGATCGAAGCAACCTTAACCCATCCCGATCGCATCCAACCCAATGCTGACTCTCAAGGCAACACCCACTACCGCAAACAAATCGCAAACTTCGGCGATCGATGGCTGCGAGTCATCGTCAATCCCACTGTAGATCCTCAGAACGTTATTACCCTCTTTTTCGATCGGAGACTGAAATCATGAAACTAACAATTCATAAAGAAGATGATGCAATTTACCTACGCCTAGACGAAAGCGAAGTCTTTGAGTCAGAAGAAGTCCAAAACGGCATTATTTTAGACTATAACGCTCAAGGTAAAGTCATTGGCGTTGAAATTCTCTACCTCAGCCAACGCAGCCCCCAAGCGCTCCAGCAAGTTCTCCTGGAGACCACACCTTAGCTTCCCTCACCTCCCCACCGCCAAAGACTACGCCCACCGTGCTCTCACGATCGCCACCCACTTAGAATCCCTGTAAGTAAGGGCGAAGCATTTGCGCTAGGATCTGTCGGAAAATAGATGCTGTAAGGGCGAAGCATTTGCACGGGGATCTCCTGGAAACACCAAAAATTGCTGCGGCAAATGCTTCGCCCCTACGGATTGCTGCGGCAAATGCTTCGCCTCTACGACCCAATTATCCATGCCCTATAACCCCAACCACCACGATCGGCGCTCCATTCGGCTCAAAGGGTACGACTACACCTCCTCCGATGCCTATTTCCTGACCCTCTGTACCCACCAACGGCAATGTCTCTTTGGTCACATTGTGGATGGCGTAATGCACCTAAACGACTGCGGGCAAATTGTGGAACGGGGCTGGTTGGCGATTCCGACCCACAATCCCCATGTCGTCTTGGATGAATTTGTGGTCATGCCCAATCATATCCACGGCATTGTCATCATCGGTGATGATGATGGTGATGGTGATGATGGTAGGGGCGAAGCATTTGCGCCGGGATCTGTCGGGGAAGACCAAAAATCATTGCCGCAAATGCTTCGCCCTCTTCGCCCCCAGGAATCGCCGGGATCTGTCGGGGAAGACCAAAAATCATTGCCGCAAATGCTTCGCCCTCTTCGCCCCCAGGAATCGCCGGGATCTGTCGGGGAAGACCAAAAATCATTGCCGCAAATGCTTCGCCCCTACGGATTGCTGGGATCTGTCGGGAACGACCAAAAATTATTGCCGCAAATGCTTCGCCCCCAGGAATCGCCGGGATCTGCTTCGCCCCTACGGCCCAACGGTACCCAACCCGGATCGATCGGGGCGATCGTCCAAACCTTTAAATCCCATACCACCCGCAAAATTAATCGCATTACCCAATCCAAAGGGAAAACCCTGTGGCAGCGTAACTATTATGAACATATTGTCCGTAATCAAGAATCTTTGCAGAAAATCCGCAGCTATATCCAAATGAATCCGCGATCGTGGGCATCGGATCAGTTACATCCAACGCCATAGGCACAGGCGATCATACTTCAAATACTACTATGAACTCATCATTGAACTGAACTTCACAGAGCCACTGGAGAACTCCCCACCGCCCGCCACTACGCCCACCGCGCCCTCACGATCGCCACCCAGAAGCCCTCACAGAACTCCGCCAACTCTGCACCGAAGAAAACGACACCTTTACCAGTACCTACAACGCTATGAGTGTCCCCTACCCTTAATTCAGGTCTGGCTCTTGCGCCGCAAACACCACATCTTCATAGAGCGCCTCAAAAGGAACCTGAAGATCGAGGCTCTGGAGATCGACCGGGACAGCCCTGGCGGAGTCAGGGGTGGGCGCATAGGACTGGAACAGCCACAGCCCTCCCTCCGTGCGGCGGAAACATTCAACGCGGGCACGGTGACTATTGATCAGAACGTATTCCTGGAGGCTGTCTAGGGTTTGGTAGTCAGCAAACTTATCACCCCGATCGAAATTGGCCGTGGACGGAGACAGAACCTCGACGATCAGCGTGGGAAAGCGCTTATAGGTATCCGTCGTCAGATCCCTGGGGTCACAGGTCACCATGACATCGGGATAGTAGTAACAGTCAGCCGCCTCAATGCGGGCTTTCATATCGGATATATACACCCGGCAACCTCTGCCCCGTAACGGGTTGCGCAGGAGAGTGGCAAGGTTTAGGGCGATCGTCACGTGGGCATCACTAGCCCCCGCCATGGCGTAGGCGTAACCTTGGCGATATTCGTGTTTAGTGGGGCTGTGGGCTTCTTGGTCCAGATAGTCTTGGGCACTGAGGTCGGCTGGGTTGGCAATCATGGGGGGCTGGCCTGGGGCGATCGTCCCCATTGTAAACCGGTATTTCCCAGCCGGATGTCCCGTGGCCCAGGGCAAGGGTTCGAGTCACTGCCGCACCAGAAAAGCTGACAACAGGGCGGTTGCTGGGGAAATTCTGGGAGAATCAGGGGACTCATAGGAACCTCAGCACCAGGAACCTCAGACCCAGGAACCTCAGACCCAGAAGCCTCAGACCCAGAAGCCTCAGAACCTTAATTCAGGTCTGGTTCTTGCGCCGCAAACACCACATCTTCATAGAGCGCCTCGCAAGAAACCTGAAGATCGACACTCTGGAGATCGACCGGGACAGCCCTGGCGGGGTCAGGGGTGGGCGCATAGGACTGGAACAGCCACAGCCCTCCCTCCGTGCGGCGGAAGCATTCAACGCGGGCACGGTGACTATTGATCAGAACGTATTCCTGGAGGCTGTCTAGGGTTTGGTAGTCAGCAAACTTATCACCCCGATCGAAATTGGCCGTGGACGGAGACAGAACCTCGACGATCAGCCTGGGAAAGCGCTTATAGGTATCCGTCATCAGATCCCTGGGGTCACAGGTCACCATCACATCGGGATAGTAGTAACAGTCAGCCGCCTCAATGCGGGCTTTCATATCGGATATATACACCCGGCAACCCCGGAGCCGTAAGTGGTTGCGTAAAATTGCAAAGAGGTTTCCGGCGATCGTCACATGGGCATCACTAGCCCCCGCCATGGCGTAGGCGTAACCTTGGCGATATTCGTGTTTAGTGGGGCTGTGGGCTTCTTGGTCCAGGTAGTCTTGGGCACTGAGGTTGGCGGGGTTGGCAATCATGGGGGGCGGGTCTGGGGCGATCGTCCCCATTGTAAACCGGTATTTCCCAGCCGGATGTCCCGTGGCCCAGGACAATGGTTCGAGTCACCCCCGCACCGGAAATGCTGACAACAGGGCGGTTGCTGGGGAAACTATGGGAGAACATTAAGGGGGGACTCCACTATTTTCGCCGATCCGTCCCTCGTCCGATCGACCCTAGACCCTATCACCCCCAACCCTTCCCCATGCGTAGACTCCCCTCCACCACTCCCCTGCGATCGTCCCTAAAACAGAAGCTGGAATCTAGCATCCATGGCAGTTGGGCCACCGCCTTCCTCAGTGAGTTTTTAGGCAATAGTGGCCACTTTCTGATTCTCAAAAGTTTGGCAGACATCGCCATCTATGGCTTGATCAACTACCTGACTGACCCCACCGAATACCTGTTGGTGGGGGCCATGCTGATCCAAACCCTCTATTTGTCCCGATCGGCCCCGTCCCGCCTGTTGGGGAACCTCATCGGCGTTAGTTTATATACCCTGATTGATTTTCCCGTGGATGGCCTAGAGTTTTTTGAGTCCCCATCCCATGCCGTCTTTTGGGGGTTTTCCCTGGCCATTGCCCTGTTGCAGTCAACCCGCTACCACTGGAACCCCAACCTGGAGCACTGGATTGTTCCCCTGGAAAGTGTGGTGCGCCTGTTGATGATTGTGGTCTTTTATGGCGTGGTGCGGGTGGGGGATCAAGTCAGCCAACTGGCCCAACTGGAAAGCCTTCAGACCTTTTTGGGGGATCATGCCCATCTGTTCCTCAGCGGCAGTCTCGTGTTGGTGGGGCTTTTGTTGGGGTTTCAGCAACTGCAAATCATTACCCAGCGGCGACAACTCCAGGGTACGGCGGGGGTTCTGCGCAATCTGGCGGAGTGGGGCATGGGCAGCCATGCCGTGGCAACAGCGGTGGTTAATCCGGAAGGCTTGGCTTTTCAGCAGTGCGATCGGGCCATCCTCTTTATGGACATTCGCGGCTTCACGGTCTGGTGCGAGCAAACCAACACCGAAAGCATTGCCACCGCCCTCAATTGCTATTACCAACAGGTGGAACCGGCGGTCTCCCGCTATCACCCCCTGCGCATCACGTTTACGGGGGATGAAATCATGGCCATTTACACCACCCCAGAGCAGGCCGTGGCCGCAGCCCAAGCCATGCAGGCGGTGGCGATCGATCTACTCCGTCCCTACAACATGGGAGCCGGTTGCGCCGTCCACTATGGACCCGTGGTGGAAGGGCTATTTGGGGGCGACAATGTGCGCACCTACACCGTCATCGGCGATGTGGTCAACACTGCTAAGCGCCTGGAGGGAGCCACCCCCGCCGGGGAAATTTCCATTTCTGATGCGGTATACCAGCACTTCAACCAAACGATTCCCGTCAAGCAGTCCAGAAGTCTGGATCTGAAGGGCAAGGCGGAACCCATTACCTCCTGGCTCTTGGCTTAGGACGGTCCCCCCCACCAACGCCCGTAATTATTCGGAGGGCCACAGGAGAATGAGGGTTTCAGGCTCTAGACAACAGACCTTAGGTGATTGGAGAGGGTCCATTTCCCTGGGGTGGGTTCACCGATTTGGGTAGGGGCAATCCCCCCGTGGTTGCCCCGGTGGTGGGTCGCCAAGAGGGTCGCCAAGAGGGTCGCCAAGAGGGTCGCCAAGAGGGTCGGCACGGGGGCAAGAACCCTACTGGGGAATTGAGTCCAAAGAGGCTGATTGCGGTGGCGATCGCCACTTCAAAGTGGTTGCTGGCTCCAATCAGGGCCGCTGGGGCCGCATCNNNNNNNNNNNNNNNNNNNNNNNNNNNNNNNNNNNNNNNNNNNNNNNNNNNNNNNNNNNNNNNNNNNNNNNNNNNNNNNNNNNNNNNNNNNNNNNNNNNNCGGTATACCCAGCACTTCAACCAAACGATTCCCGTCAAGCAGTCCAGAAGTCTGGATCTGAAGGGCAAGGCGGAACCCATTACCTCCTGGCTCTTGGCTTAGGACGGTCCCCCCCACCAACGCCCGTAATTATTCGGAGGGCCACAGGAGAATGAGGGTTTCAGGCTCTAGACAACAGACCTTAGGTGATTGGAGAGGGTCCATTTCCCTGGGGTGGGTTCACCGATTTGGGTAGGGGCAATCCCCCCGTGGTTGCCCCGGTGGTGGGTCGCCAAGAGGGTCGCCAAGAGGGTCGCCAAGAGGGTCGCCAAGAGGGTCGGCACGGGGGCAAGAACCCTACTGGGGTGGGTTCACCGATTTGGGTAGGGGCAATCCCCCCGTGGTTGCCCCGGTGGTGGGTCGCCAAGAGGGTCGCCAAGAGGGTCGCCAAGAGGGTCGGCACGGGGGCAAGAACCCTACTGGGGTGGGTTTAACCTATGCTGCACAGCAGAGGATTAGCAAGACTTCGAGTGATGGGTACACGGTGAGGGTTGATCTCCAGATGGGTCTACAGGGTAGACCACCGCCAGGATGCTAGACATCCTCCTCCGCCTCCGGCAACACCTGCCCCCCATAGACCAGGGGCAACAACGGACCAAACTGATCCTGGCCCCCCAGGGATAGCTCACTGTGGCAGAGATAGACCCGCTCCGTGGCCCGCCCCAGGAGATCCACCACCGTTTGTTGCAGCCGCAGCGCCTCCAGTTGCAGCCCCTCCCGCAACCCATCAGCCCGGATCCCTGGATCCGCATCGGGGGGAAAACTGCCGGAATCAGCGCCCTGGGTTGCCAGGGGATCGGGGAAACCGCCAGGGGGGAACCCCAGGGAGACGGGTTCTGGAGTTGGGGCACGGCGATCGCTCAAAAACAGAGATGCCCCCCACAACCCCCGGCCCCGGGTCAGCCAACTGGGGGATCCCACATCCAGCCAAAACTGCCAACGGTGCTGGCAGCGGTTGAGGCGATATTGAAACAGCGTCGCCAGGGTGATGCTGTGGCGGCGCAACTCCACCCCCCCCGCCGGATAGGGATTAGCGGTAATGGTGCCCTGGCGCAGCAGATGGATAAACCGCTGCACCAACACCGTCACCTCCGTTGTTCCAAAGCCCTCCCCCAAGCGATGGGCCACTGTCCAATAGTGCTGGGCCGTTTCCAGCAACTCCCGCAGCGCCGCCAACTGGTCATAGCCCAGGGCGCTCCCTTGCCACAAAAACCGTTGAATGGCCTGATCCAACACCTGCACCGGATTATCTGCCCCCGGCTGGCTTAAACGCTGCTGTTGTTCCTGGATCCAGTGGCGAATCCCCTGGTACACCTGCGCCCCCTGGAACCCCACCCGATCCCAGCGGGGAAAGGCGGTCAAGTCCAACAACTGGGGGCAGTCCAGATCGGGCCGATAACAGTGATCCACCAGCAACCCCGCCCGCACTGGATCCAAACCATAGCCCTGGCCCCTCGGCGCTAAGCTCAAGACCACCAGCATTTCCGCCACCTGTTCTCGATCGACCCAACGGCCCAAACCGGGATAGACCAAGGCCAACAGGGTTAGCAAGGCCCGAATCAGGGGAACACTCACCAGCGATCGCTGCTCCGCCAAGGGTTGGAGGGTCATGCCCTGCTGGGCCAAAATTTCCACCAGGGCATAGCGGGCAATGGCATCGGTGCCGGGGGTAATAATGGCGATGTCCTGGGGTTCCAGGTGGCCGTGGTGGATGCCCTGGGCAATGATCTCAGCGGTGCGCCGCAATAATTGGGCGCGGGTGGTGGTTTGAATCACCCCCAGGGGATTGGTAGCGGGGGTTAAACCGGGCAGGGGCAAGCTGAGAACCCCCTCCTGCACTAATCCCGTCAAGGTGTCCCCCAGCAGCAGGGCGAAGCTATCGGGGGGCGCGGCCAGCCGGAGGCATTGACAGCCCTGGGCCAAGGGGCGGAAGGCTTCGGGATCGGCTCCAAACCCCAGGCGCACTGAACCCCCTTCGTTAAAGGTAAAGACCCCCGTTGCCCCCCCGTCCACTAAGACCCTAAAAAGCTGGGCTGCTAGGGCCGGGTATTCATCCACATCATCGGCAAAGACGGCGGGAAAGCGTCGTTTCAGGTGCTGGCGATAGGTGGGATGGGGCAGGAGACAGCGGCCATAGAGATCACACACCAGCCCATAGGTCAGCAACCCCTGGGCCGCACACCAGCCCTGCCAGTCCTGCAACAGTTGCTGCGCCAGGTGCCACCATTGGGGGGAGGCGTAGTCTAAGCCCGCCGAGGCCAAGAGGGCCGCATCGGGCACCAGATGGGTTAGGGGAATCCCCGCCGCCGCCGCCAGGGTCAGCAGATCCAGCAGTCGCCGCACCAGGCGCGTGATGCTGGTTTCGTTGACCCCCTGGGCCGAGTCTGTTTGCAAGGCTCCTAGGGCCGACAGGCGATCGCGCCATAACCGGGTTGCTAGTTCCTGTTCCGTCTCCGATCGCAAAAACAGAGGCAAGGGACACGGGGTTTCCGGTTCCCCCACCAAGGGCCAAAACAACAGCACCTCACTGCGGAAAAAGCCCAAGGGCGTGGTGGAGGTGAGGGGCACCCCAGGGCCGAGGGCTGTGGTTAAGGCATCCATCAACACCAGGCGGTTGTCACCGGTGGCCGCAAAGATCAGGGGCGGCGGCGGTACCTCCAGGGAGCCAACGCGGGGGTTGCTGGCGGATCCAGCCCCGGAAGTCTGGTTCCCATCGGGCTGCGCAGACCCCCCGGCAGAACCCTGGTCCACCCACTGGCAGATCTGTTGCACCAGGGTCCGGGTTTTACCACTGCGGGCTATGCCCTCAACCCAGAGGCGAGTCCCCTGGGCCAGGGACGGGGCGAGGGGAGCCACGGGGGTTGCGGCCTTGGCCGCTGGGGGATCAGACTGCATAAACCTCCGAAAACTTGAATATCTACAGCAATCCTAAATCAGTTGTAAGGCTCTCGATCTCTGAAACCCTTGGTGTGGTGTGCGCCCTCCGGGCGCACACCACACGACCCATTTAGGACTGCTGTAAACTAAACCTAGGGATTGGGTGCGGAAACCACGTCCCTACGGGCTTTGGGTCGGTGTAGGGGTCAGGTTTCCTGACCCTCCCAGTGGGGTGGGGTGTGGGTCAGTGTTGTCAGTCCTTCGGGGTCACGACTGCGCATAACTTGCCTCTTAAGCTTCCTCATAGCCCCAGGGGGTATCTGCGGGCAGCACTTGGCGT
Above is a window of Prochlorothrix hollandica PCC 9006 = CALU 1027 DNA encoding:
- a CDS encoding type II toxin-antitoxin system Phd/YefM family antitoxin, with the translated sequence MTWTLDDAQQHFQEIITAVRHHTPQLIYHQNHPIVAIISADLFQEFLAWQTQQAKPQSLSQALAELRQLCSEEDYSLEVPLRQNRPDPFLP
- a CDS encoding type II toxin-antitoxin system VapC family toxin, translating into MIYLCDTNIISELAKPQPNPGVLDWSSELTTMALSVITLEEITYGLIAKPNPRIQAWFQTFLKTYCQIIPVTPAIAQTAGEWRGQFRVTGITRSQADMLIAATAKVHQLTLVTRNIRDFEGCELSLVNPFSPE
- a CDS encoding DUF4258 domain-containing protein, with the translated sequence MPSNFSLSHHAHHQMQVRNIDPAWIEATLTHPDRIQPNADSQGNTHYRKQIANFGDRWLRVIVNPTVDPQNVITLFFDRRLKS
- a CDS encoding DUF2283 domain-containing protein produces the protein MKLTIHKEDDAIYLRLDESEVFESEEVQNGIILDYNAQGKVIGVEILYLSQRSPQALQQVLLETTP
- a CDS encoding transposase, producing MPYNPNHHDRRSIRLKGYDYTSSDAYFLTLCTHQRQCLFGHIVDGVMHLNDCGQIVERGWLAIPTHNPHVVLDEFVVMPNHIHGIVIIGDDDGDGDDGRGEAFAPGSVGEDQKSLPQMLRPLRPQESPGSVGEDQKSLPQMLRPLRPQESPGSVGEDQKSLPQMLRPYGLLGSVGNDQKLLPQMLRPQESPGSASPLRPNGTQPGSIGAIVQTFKSHTTRKINRITQSKGKTLWQRNYYEHIVRNQESLQKIRSYIQMNPRSWASDQLHPTP
- a CDS encoding Uma2 family endonuclease encodes the protein MIANPADLSAQDYLDQEAHSPTKHEYRQGYAYAMAGASDAHVTIALNLATLLRNPLRGRGCRVYISDMKARIEAADCYYYPDVMVTCDPRDLTTDTYKRFPTLIVEVLSPSTANFDRGDKFADYQTLDSLQEYVLINSHRARVECFRRTEGGLWLFQSYAPTPDSARAVPVDLQSLDLQVPFEALYEDVVFAAQEPDLN
- a CDS encoding Uma2 family endonuclease, with translation MIANPANLSAQDYLDQEAHSPTKHEYRQGYAYAMAGASDAHVTIAGNLFAILRNHLRLRGCRVYISDMKARIEAADCYYYPDVMVTCDPRDLMTDTYKRFPRLIVEVLSPSTANFDRGDKFADYQTLDSLQEYVLINSHRARVECFRRTEGGLWLFQSYAPTPDPARAVPVDLQSVDLQVSCEALYEDVVFAAQEPDLN
- a CDS encoding adenylate/guanylate cyclase domain-containing protein; its protein translation is MRRLPSTTPLRSSLKQKLESSIHGSWATAFLSEFLGNSGHFLILKSLADIAIYGLINYLTDPTEYLLVGAMLIQTLYLSRSAPSRLLGNLIGVSLYTLIDFPVDGLEFFESPSHAVFWGFSLAIALLQSTRYHWNPNLEHWIVPLESVVRLLMIVVFYGVVRVGDQVSQLAQLESLQTFLGDHAHLFLSGSLVLVGLLLGFQQLQIITQRRQLQGTAGVLRNLAEWGMGSHAVATAVVNPEGLAFQQCDRAILFMDIRGFTVWCEQTNTESIATALNCYYQQVEPAVSRYHPLRITFTGDEIMAIYTTPEQAVAAAQAMQAVAIDLLRPYNMGAGCAVHYGPVVEGLFGGDNVRTYTVIGDVVNTAKRLEGATPAGEISISDAVYQHFNQTIPVKQSRSLDLKGKAEPITSWLLA
- a CDS encoding PD-(D/E)XK nuclease family protein, translating into MQSDPPAAKAATPVAPLAPSLAQGTRLWVEGIARSGKTRTLVQQICQWVDQGSAGGSAQPDGNQTSGAGSASNPRVGSLEVPPPPLIFAATGDNRLVLMDALTTALGPGVPLTSTTPLGFFRSEVLLFWPLVGEPETPCPLPLFLRSETEQELATRLWRDRLSALGALQTDSAQGVNETSITRLVRRLLDLLTLAAAAGIPLTHLVPDAALLASAGLDYASPQWWHLAQQLLQDWQGWCAAQGLLTYGLVCDLYGRCLLPHPTYRQHLKRRFPAVFADDVDEYPALAAQLFRVLVDGGATGVFTFNEGGSVRLGFGADPEAFRPLAQGCQCLRLAAPPDSFALLLGDTLTGLVQEGVLSLPLPGLTPATNPLGVIQTTTRAQLLRRTAEIIAQGIHHGHLEPQDIAIITPGTDAIARYALVEILAQQGMTLQPLAEQRSLVSVPLIRALLTLLALVYPGLGRWVDREQVAEMLVVLSLAPRGQGYGLDPVRAGLLVDHCYRPDLDCPQLLDLTAFPRWDRVGFQGAQVYQGIRHWIQEQQQRLSQPGADNPVQVLDQAIQRFLWQGSALGYDQLAALRELLETAQHYWTVAHRLGEGFGTTEVTVLVQRFIHLLRQGTITANPYPAGGVELRRHSITLATLFQYRLNRCQHRWQFWLDVGSPSWLTRGRGLWGASLFLSDRRAPTPEPVSLGFPPGGFPDPLATQGADSGSFPPDADPGIRADGLREGLQLEALRLQQTVVDLLGRATERVYLCHSELSLGGQDQFGPLLPLVYGGQVLPEAEEDV